GCACAGCAAGGGAAGTGAACATGGTTGATTATGTTGAAGCACTACGCTATGCACGTGGTCGTAATGTTGTATTGCCTGAAGAATTCTATTTGTTGGATTTAAAGTCTCGTCATTATGCAGCTACAGTGAGTCGATTGGCTTCAATTGATCAAATTAAGACTGTGCTTGAGCTTGTCAACAAATCACTTGAAAATGGCAGTACTTTCAATGACTTTAAAAAACAAGTTGAAGCTGAGGGTATTAGTCTTTCAGAGCATCATTTAGCGAATATCTATCGTACCAATATGCAAATGGCTTATGCGCATGGTCGATGGGAGCAACAGCAAGCAAACAAAGAAACTCGACCCTATTTGATGTATAGCGCAATCAATGATGGTCGAGTTCGCCCAACTCATTTAGCTTTAGATCGAATCATTCGGCATATTGATGATACGTTTTGGACACTGTATTACCCGCCGTGGGATTTTATGTGTCGATGCCATGTGACAGCACTGACCGAGAAGCAAGCGAAAAAATACGGTATTACTTCGGATGATGATTTGCCAAATGTGGCCCGCAATTTAGGATGGAGCTTTAATCCAGCAACTTACGGAAAGCACTTGAATGAAGTGCTTGATCAAAAGATAGCGAATAACTTGCTTGATATTCCTTATTCAGTAGAAATTCTTGAGATCAAGAGTAAGGCTTTAATTGAACAGGAAGTTGAACAAGCGATTGTTGATTCAATAAAGCCGCTTGATCAAGCAAATCGTAAAGTGTTGGATGATTTCATGGAAGATGTGGCGAGCAAAGGCAAAGATATTGCGCCGTCTGCGCCTCGTTTTGTAGTTGAGTTAACGACTGAGAATGAGAAGCTTACAGATCTGCTGCGAGATTCAGTGCAGAAGAAAGATATTGATTTAAAGTCAAAATCTATTGTCAATTGGATGATGGATTCTTTTAAGTCGGTGTTTGGTTTTGCAAAGAATCTGAAAAGCAAGCTTACAGGCAATAATCTAAAGGGTTTTGATTCATTCAATTTGAAAAAAGGCAATGTGATTGGAATTGTTACACCAACATTGTTTAAGACAGCGGAACAAGCAGGGAAGAACATCACGATTTTAGACATGAAAGGTCATGCGATTGATCTGTCTAAAATCAATGGTCTAAATGGCTCATTGCTTGCGCCTGATTTAAATCTTGAAGTTGTGAGTGTGACTGATACAGATATTGTGTTGAAGCGCACAGATGAAGTTGCAAAGCGGTTGTTTGTGGCCAATGGTGAGCTTATAGCTTTCTATGGGTGATGTATGAATGATTGGGACGTGATGCAAAGCGGATATCAGGATAACGAGATATACCCAAGCAAATGGGATGATCTTCGGTATTACATGTTGTTAATGACATACGCTATTAAATACATCCAAGCAGATAAAGAAATCAAATTTAAAGCCACCTTATCAGGTGGTTTTTTTATGGAGCATGAAAATGCCAGAGGTAAACAAACAAAGTGAATATTGCTTTCAGCTTGGGCAGTTGAATGTCAATCAAGCCGAAGAGGGCAAGAAAAAACGTACCTTCTCGGGTGTTGCTTATAGTGGAGAACCCATCACTGACCATTGGTATTGGGATCGAGTCGTTTTTGATTTGGATTCTATGGAAGTGAAAGGGCGTATTCCTGCCTTGTTAGAACATTCACCACGGCAACGTGCAGGGGCAATTAATACACACTCTATTGACCATCAAACAGGTTTAACTGTTTCAGGTGATCTGATGAGTAATGAGTTTGGCACTCAGGTCGCCCAAGACTCGGACGATGGATTTCCGTGGCAGATGTCTGTGCGAATTGAACCATCAGCCATTGAAGAAATTCAGGCAGGTGCATCCGTATCAGTCAATGGAAAGATCCATCAAGGCCCAATCACTGTGTTTCGTGGTGGACGTATTCGTGAAGTGTCTTTCTGTGCATTGGGCGCAGATGATAATACCAACGCCGTAGCAGCAAGCCATCAACCTAAACAATTTAATAGCAAAGAGGACAC
The DNA window shown above is from Acinetobacter piscicola and carries:
- a CDS encoding phage minor head protein: MVDYVEALRYARGRNVVLPEEFYLLDLKSRHYAATVSRLASIDQIKTVLELVNKSLENGSTFNDFKKQVEAEGISLSEHHLANIYRTNMQMAYAHGRWEQQQANKETRPYLMYSAINDGRVRPTHLALDRIIRHIDDTFWTLYYPPWDFMCRCHVTALTEKQAKKYGITSDDDLPNVARNLGWSFNPATYGKHLNEVLDQKIANNLLDIPYSVEILEIKSKALIEQEVEQAIVDSIKPLDQANRKVLDDFMEDVASKGKDIAPSAPRFVVELTTENEKLTDLLRDSVQKKDIDLKSKSIVNWMMDSFKSVFGFAKNLKSKLTGNNLKGFDSFNLKKGNVIGIVTPTLFKTAEQAGKNITILDMKGHAIDLSKINGLNGSLLAPDLNLEVVSVTDTDIVLKRTDEVAKRLFVANGELIAFYG